The Brassica oleracea var. oleracea cultivar TO1000 chromosome C6, BOL, whole genome shotgun sequence genome includes a region encoding these proteins:
- the LOC106300491 gene encoding histone-lysine N-methyltransferase, H3 lysine-9 specific SUVH3-like, producing MEGVPNPNHYDKSIVLDVKPLRSLRPVFPNGNQGPPFVGVPPFGPSSSSSTGYSPFFPFGSQPPTQDTPDLNQTQYTPPPSFVPPLQSYRSPTTIASNGPSSSTGAKRGRPKGSGNAKKKDQTVPQEPTLDVQVVKRFSGVFDSGISAAEREDGNVDLVSTVLMRFDAVRRRLSQVEYAKAATAKAAGSLMSNGVRTNMKKRVGTVPGIEVGDIFFSRIEMCLVGLHMQTMAGIDYITSKAAGADEEPLATSIVSAGRYDGEAQDPESLIYSGQGGNADKNKQASDQKLERGNLALERSLRKGNGVRVIRGEEDPASKTGKIYIYDGLYTISESWVEKGKSGCNTFKYRLVRVPGQPPAFGFWKAVHKWKEGLMTPRRGLILPDITSGVESKPVSLVNDFDDEKGPSYFTYISTLKHSEAFRITQQHTATGCSCRGLCAPGDLNCSCIRMNGGDLPYLNGVMLVSRRPMVYECGSTCPCNPSCKNKVIQTGLKFRMEVFKTGNRGWGLRSWDPIRAGSFICEYAGEVKDQETLRMDQEEDEYVFDTSRVYNSFKWNYEPALVDEDPSDELSEEFNLPAPLLISAKNFGNVARFMNHSCSPNVLWQPVICEGNGEPVVHIAFFAIRHIPPMAELTYDYGVSLTSEARDGSLLHGKRQCNCGSVKCCGSFG from the coding sequence ATGGAAGGAGTTCCAAATCCTAACCATTATGACAAGTCTATAGTGCTAGATGTTAAACCACTGAGAAGTCTAAGACCTGTTTTTCCAAATGGCAATCAAGGTCCACCCTTTGTTGGAGTTCCACCTTTTGGCCCTTCTTCTTCTTCTTCCACTGGATACTCACCTTTCTTCCCATTTGGATCACAACCACCTACGCAAGACACTCCAGATCTCAACCAAACTCAGTACACACCTCCTCCATCGTTTGTTCCACCTCTTCAATCATACAGATCACCCACTACTATTGCATCAAACGGCCCTAGCAGCTCAACCGGAGCTAAAAGAGGTCGTCCTAAGGGAAGCGGCAACGCCAAGAAAAAAGACCAGACAGTCCCCCAAGAGCCTACTTTGGATGTTCAGGTTGTGAAGCGTTTCAGCGGAGTTTTCGACAGCGGGATCAGTGCAGCAGAGCGAGAAGACGGCAACGTGGACTTAGTAAGCACCGTGCTGATGCGTTTTGATGCTGTTAGGCGGCGCCTCAGCCAAGTAGAGTACGCAAAGGCCGCGACCGCTAAAGCAGCAGGCTCTTTGATGAGCAACGGCGTGAGGACAAACATGAAGAAGAGAGTTGGAACGGTTCCCGGAATAGAGGTCGGAGACATCTTCTTTTCTCGGATAGAGATGTGCTTAGTGGGTCTCCACATGCAGACTATGGCCGGCATTGACTACATAACAAGCAAGGCCGCCGGTGCAGATGAGGAGCCTCTAGCTACCAGCATTGTTTCGGCCGGACGCTACGACGGCGAGGCCCAGGATCCTGAGTCTTTAATCTACAGTGGACAAGGAGGGAATGCAGACAAGAACAAACAAGCGTCTGATCAGAAGCTGGAGAGGGGGAATCTAGCGTTAGAGAGAAGCTTGAGGAAAGGGAATGGAGTGAGAGTCATAAGAGGAGAGGAGGATCCAGCTAGTAAAACGGGGAAGATCTATATTTACGATGGGCTTTATACAATCTCAGAGTCATGGGTGGAGAAAGGCAAGTCTGGCTGCAACACGTTTAAGTATAGATTAGTGAGAGTTCCTGGTCAGCCACCTGCTTTTGGGTTCTGGAAAGCTGTTCATAAGTGGAAAGAAGGTTTGATGACTCCAAGAAGAGGACTTATCCTTCCGGATATCACTTCAGGTGTTGAGAGCAAACCTGTCTCGCTTGTGAATGACTTTGATGATGAGAAGGGGCCTTCTTATTTCACTTACATCTCCACTCTCAAACACTCGGAAGCCTTTAGAATAACCCAGCAGCACACAGCAACTGGTTGCTCCTGCCGTGGCTTGTGTGCGCCGGGAGATCTAAATTGCTCTTGCATCAGAATGAATGGTGGTGATCTTCCTTACCTTAATGGCGTTATGCTTGTTTCCAGGAGGCCAATGGTATATGAATGTGGTTCAACCTGTCCGTGTAACCCCAGTTGCAAAAACAAAGTGATTCAGACAGGACTTAAGTTCCGTATGGAGGTGTTTAAGACGGGGAACCGTGGTTGGGGTTTACGGTCGTGGGATCCCATTCGTGCTGGCTCTTTCATATGTGAATATGCTGGTGAGGTCAAAGACCAAGAAACGCTTAGAATGGACCAAGAAGAGGATGAGTATGTCTTTGACACATCGCGTGTTTATAACTCGTTTAAGTGGAACTATGAGCCTGCGTTAGTAGATGAGGATCCTTCAGATGAGCTCTCCGAGGAGTTTAATCTCCCAGCACCGCTCCTGATCAGTGCTAAGAACTTCGGCAATGTAGCTCGGTTCATGAACCATAGCTGCTCCCCCAACGTTCTGTGGCAGCCAGTTATCTGTGAAGGGAACGGTGAACCGGTTGTCCACATTGCCTTCTTTGCCATTCGTCACATTCCTCCAATGGCTGAACTGACTTATGATTATGGAGTCTCCCTTACATCTGAGGCTAGAGATGGGAGCCTTTTACATGGAAAGAGGCAGTGTAACTGTGGTTCTGTGAAATGCTGTGGTTCATTCGGATGA
- the LOC106300227 gene encoding leucine-rich repeat receptor-like protein kinase PEPR1 has protein sequence MKNVGSFESLLLFCLFLSTTHIASVSCLNPEGLTLLSLLKNLENVPKEVTSTWKPNSSPQATPCNWFGITCDDSNNVSSLNFTHSNVSGQLGPEIGDLKSLEILDLSTNSFSGTIPSTLGNCTKLVYLDLSENEFTGKIPDTLGNLKSVTDLYLYENHLTGELPESLFLIPVLQTLHVEYNNLTGPIPESIGEGKELLDLSLFENEFSGNIPESIGNCSKLELLYLHKNKLVGSLPESLNMLENLTDLFVGNNSLTGPVRFGSANCKNLLTLELSYNEFEGGVPPELGNCSSLDALVIVSGNLSGTIPASLGMLKKLTVINLSENRLSGGIPAEIGNCSSLTMLKLNNNQLGGEIPSSLGKLRKLDSLELFENRFSGEIPIEIWKIQSLSQLLVYQNNLTGELPLEMTELKHLKKVTLFDNGFYGEIPSALGVHSSLEELDFISNKLTGEIPPNLCHGKKLTVLNLGSNQLHGKIPTSIGRCKSIERFILRENNLTGPLPEFSQDHSISFLDFNTNRFEGPIPRSFGSSRNLSSINLSRNKLSGQIPPELGNLLGLGYLNLSNNLLQGSLPSNLSNCVNLERFDVGFNKLNGTVPSSYSAWKGLATLVLSENRFTGGIPSFLPELVKLSDLQMGRNAFGGEIPSSIGSLQQLIYGLDLSGNGLTGELPDKLKDLIRLTRVNVSNNKLTGSLSVLGNLTSLLHADVSNNQFIGPIPEKLKNQSISDPASFSGNPNLCIPRSFPISNNSELSYCEDQSRRGRSGLSTWKIVLIAVLSSLFVLVLVLALVFICLRRRGGHEERPKKDAIVFTEEEGPSLLLNKVLAATDNLNEKHIIGRGAHGIVYRASLGSGEVYAVKRLIFASHIRANQSMMREIETIGKVRHRNLIKLEGFWLRKEDGLMLYRYMPRGSLYDVLHGVSPKEDVLEWSARYNIALGVAHGLAYLHYDCHPPIVHRDIKPENILMDSDLEPHIGDFGLARLLDGSTVSTATVTGTTGYIAPENAFKTVRGRESDVYSYGVVLLELVTRKRAVDKSFPDSTDIVSWVRSMLSSSSVDDMVSTIVDPVLADELLNSDLREQIVEVTELALSCTERDPARRPTMREVVKVLCDAQGLVRCSSGSVR, from the exons ATGAAGAATGTTGGATCATTCGAAAGCCTTCTCCTTTTCTGTCTCTTCCTCTCCACCACCCACATAGCTTCCGTTTCTTGTCTGAACCCAGAAGGGCTAACTCTACTCTCACTCCTCAAAAATTTAGAGAACGTACCAAAAGAAGTAACCTCCACATGGAAGCCAAACTCATCTCCCCAAGCTACTCCGTGCAACTGGTTCGGCATCACTTGCGACGACTCCAACAACGTCTCTTCTCTCAACTTCACCCATTCCAACGTCTCAGGCCAGTTAGGTCCCGAGATTGGCGACCTCAAAAGCCTAGAGATTCTGGATCTGAGCACCAACAGCTTCTCTGGAACCATACCTTCCACTTTAGGAAACTGTACCAAACTCGTTTACCTAGATTTGTCTGAAAACGAGTTCACCGGTAAGATCCCCGACACTCTCGGTAACTTGAAGAGCGTGACGGATCTCTACCTTTACGAAAACCACCTCACCGGCGAGTTACCCGAGTCCTTGTTTCTCATCCCGGTGCTGCAGACTCTTCACGTTGAGTACAACAACCTAACCGGTCCGATTCCTGAGAGTATCGGCGAAGGTAAAGAGCTTCTTGATCTGAGTTTGTTTGAGAATGAGTTCTCTGGTAACATCCCTGAGTCTATCGGGAACTGTAGTAAGCTTGAGCTTCTGTATCTGCACAAGAACAAGCTGGTTGGTTCTTTGCCTGAGAGTCTCAACATGCTTGAGAATCTCACTGACTTGTTCGTTGGTAACAACAGCTTAACCGGACCGGTTCGTTTCGGTTCAGCAAACTGCAAGAACTTGCTGACTTTAGAGTTGTCTTACAACGAATTCGAAGGGGGTGTTCCTCCTGAGTTAGGGAACTGTAGTAGCCTCGACGCTCTGGTGATTGTGAGTGGTAACTTGTCAGGCACGATCCCTGCCTCGTTAGGTATGTTGAAGAAGCTCACGGTTATTAATCTCTCCGAGAATCGTCTCTCTGGGGGTATCCCTGCAGAGATTGGTAACTGCTCTAGTTTAACCATGTTAAAGCTCAACAATAACCAGCTTGGAGGCGAGATACCGAGTTCGTTAGGTAAGCTGAGGAAGCTTGACAGTCTTGAGCTTTTCGAGAACCGGTTCTCCGGTGAGATACCTATAGAGATTTGGAAGATTCAGAGTCTTTCTCAGCTTCTGGTGTATCAAAACAACCTCACAGGCGAACTGCCTCTGGAGATGACAGAGTTAAAGCATCTAAAGAAAGTTACTCTCTTCGACAACGGCTTCTACGGAGAGATACCATCTGCTTTAGGTGTGCACAGCAGCTTGGAAGAGCTTGACTTTATTAGCAACAAACTCACGGGAGAGATACCGCCGAATCTCTGCCATGGGAAGAAGCTGACAGTGCTTAACTTGGGCTCTAACCAGCTCCACGGGAAGATACCGACGTCTATCGGTCGCTGCAAGAGCATTGAGAGGTTCATCCTCAGAGAGAACAACCTCACAGGCCCTCTCCCTGAGTTTTCTCAAGATCATAGTATCTCGTTTCTTGATTTTAATACAAACAGATTCGAAGGACCGATCCCGAGAAGCTTTGGAAGCTCTAGGAACCTCTCTAGTATCAACCTGTCACGGAACAAACTCAGTGGACAGATACCTCCAGAGCTTGGGAACTTACTGGGACTCGGTTACTTGAATCTTTCTAATAATCTTCTTCAAGGCTCTCTCCCGTCTAATCTCTCTAACTGTGTTAACCTTGAGCGTTTTGACGTTGGGTTTAACAAGTTAAACGGTACCGTTCCTTCGAGCTACAGTGCGTGGAAAGGCTTGGCAACTTTGGTTCTCAGCGAAAACCGGTTTACAGGAGGTATACCGTCCTTCTTGCCTGAGCTTGTGAAGCTCTCGGATCTTCAGATGGGTAGAAACGCTTTTGGCGGGGAGATTCCTTCCTCTATTGGTTCGTTACAGCAACTGATCTACGGTTTGGATTTGAGTGGAAACGGATTAACAGGTGAGCTTCCGGATAAGTTGAAGGATCTCATCAGACTAACAAGAGTCAACGTATCCAACAACAAGCTCACAGGCTCTTTGTCTGTTCTTGGGAACCTTACCTCGTTGCTACACGCTGATGTCTCGAACAATCAGTTCATTGGTCCAATACCTGAGAAGTTGAAGAATCAGTCGATCTCTGATCCGGCGTCGTTTTCAGGAAACCCTAACCTCTGCATACCACGTTCTTTCCCTATTAGCAACAATAGTGAGTTGAGTTACTGTGAAGATCAGTCTAGACGCGGCAGAAGCGGTCTCAGCACGTGGAAGATCGTGCTTATAGCAGTCCTGTCTTCTTTATTCGTGTTGGTTTTGGTTCTTGCTCTTGTCTTCATCTGCCTACGCCGTCGTGGTGGTCACGAAGAAAGACCAAAGAAAGATGCTATTGTCTTCACCGAGGAAGAAGGTCCATCTTTGTTGCTCAACAAAGTTCTTGCAGCAACTGATAACCTAAACGAAAAACATATTATAGGAAGAGGAGCTCACGGCATTGTCTACAGAGCATCTTTAGGCTCGGGAGAGGTCTACGCTGTGAAGAGACTCATCTTCGCATCTCACATCCGAGCCAACCAGAGCATGATGAGGGAGATCGAGACGATAGGGAAAGTCAGGCACAGGAACCTGATCAAGTTAGAAGGGTTTTGGCTGAGGAAAGAAGACGGGTTGATGCTGTATAGGTACATGCCTAGAGGAAGCTTATACGATGTTCTTCACGGTGTTAGCCCTAAAGAAGACGTGCTTGAGTGGTCTGCACGGTACAACATAGCGCTTGGAGTCGCTCATGGACTGGCTTATCTGCACTATGACTGTCATCCTCCGATTGTTCACCGTGACATTAAGCCGGAGAACATACTCATGGACTCGGATTTGGAACCTCACATTGGTGACTTTGGTTTGGCTCGGCTTCTTGATGGCTCAACGGTCTCAACTGCAACGGTCACAGGCACCACCGGTTACATTGCACCAG AAAACGCTTTTAAGACGGTGAGGGGAAGAGAATCAGACGTTTACAGTTACGGAGTTGTGTTGCTAGAGCTGGTTACGAGGAAGAGAGCGGTGGACAAGTCCTTCCCGGACAGTACTGATATAGTAAGCTGGGTGAGATCTATGTTGAGCAGCAGCAGCGTGGACGACATGGTGTCAACAATTGTTGATCCGGTTCTTGCGGACGAGCTTCTTAATTCGGATCTTAGGGAACAGATAGTTGAGGTGACTGAATTGGCACTGAGTTGTACGGAGAGAGATCCAGCGAGGAGACCGACGATGAGAGAGGTGGTGAAGGTGTTGTGCGATGCGCAAGGTCTTGTAAGATGCTCATCTGGTTCAGTTCGCTAA